The DNA segment CCCGCGACCCGACATGCGCGCGAACCGGGCGGCTCCCCTCCTCGCTCTTCTCCTCCTCCTCGCCGCTGGAAGGAGCTCGGGCGAAACCCTTCCGGCGTCCACCTGGCCGGAAAAGCTCAGTAAAGAGGATCTGGCCTGCCTCGAGCTGCTGCGGCCCGGAGACCGATTGCTTCACCGCAGCGAGTCGTTCTCGGAGCGCGAGGCGCAGATCCGAGCCGCTTGGCTCGTCTGCCAGAAGCCCGAAGTCGACGGCCGCTTCTTCGCTCGCTCGGTTCGCCTGCGGCTCTCCATCTCCGAGCCCAAGGACGACGGCGAGAGACTCACCTTGCTACGGGAAGCCCAGCGCCGGCTCGAGGGTCTGCGCAGCCCCTCGCCGGAGCACTTCAGGATCCTCGGCGAGTTGGGTTCGGCGGCTTGTCTACGCAAGGACCTGGATACATCGATCGCCTACTTCGAGTCCGCGCGACAGATGCGGGAGGCGGTTTACGGAGAGGTCAGCCTCCAAGCCTCCGAAGGAATGATGACTTTGGCACGGGTCCACGCCAACGGCTGCGAAACCGGCAACGCCAACCCGCAGCGCGCTCGTATGTACGCGGAAGTAGCGGTCACCAACTTGAGCCGGTGCGGCGACTCTTGTCGGCCTGCCTATCTGGACATGGTGCAGTCTTACGCCGGTGTGCTCGAAGAGCTCGGACTTCGCGAGGGGGCCGCCGAGATCCGCACTTTATTCCTGGATGAATGGGGCGAGACCGCCGGAACCGGCGCGACTCGTGAGCGATACGACGAGCCGTTGCCGGAGGTTCCCGCGCCAGAGTAGGTCGACCTATTCCGACTGCTTGAGGTACTCGGCGGGACGCAGCACGAGCAGACCGGCGAGGCGCTTGCCGTACCACGCGCCGAAAGCGCGACGATCGCCCGAGAGCAGATGGGTGGCGCCGGCCGCCATCGCCGCGCGCAGAACGGGGCGGTCGCTCTCGGGAAGTTCCTTCTCCATCGTGGGGTCCAGCGGCGCGGCCGGGTCGCCGACCGGCTCGACGCCTTCGAGGAGCGCTTCCAGGCGGTCGCGAGCTGCTGCGTTGTCGAGGTTTCGCCGCGCCTCCTCGATCACATAGCCAGAGGCCAGAAGGCGAGCGCCCGGCCGCCTCCAGAGCTCCGTCAGCCCGCTCCCCGGAGCGTAGGCCGCCGCGAACAGGACGTTGGCATCGAGAAAGACCCGATCCACGGGTCAGCGGCGTTCGTGGGCGATGGCGTCGGGGTCGAGCCCGAGCTCGCGCACCAGATTTCTGGCGCGCTCATAGTCCTGGGCATCGACGGCATTCTCCAGGAGGAGTTCCGCCCGCCGCACCGGCGAGTAGATCTCGATCGGCATCGCCGCCGCCGGCCGCAGGCGGACGCCACCCTCCGCATCCTCTTCGAGGAGGACCAGAGAGCCCTCGGCCAGTCCGAGGCGCTTGCGCATCGATGCCGGTAGTACCAGGGTCCCGCGCTTGCCGATGATTGCAGTGTCGGCCATGCCTTCCTCCGAGAATCAGAATAGCAGACTTTCTGCTCTTCTGCCCATCTCTGAATCTCGGACCCTTCGCGCTCCGGCACTCCGTCGCTCGGGCGGTGATGGCCGGGCACTCCGGCACTCGAAATCCAAAGCGGGCTCCTATTTGAAGCGTGGTCGCCCACTTTGGATTCCGAGCACCCGAGCGCCCTTGGCGGAACGAGGAGCTGGAAGGCTGCAGGAACAGGATTGCTGCCCGTGGGCATGGACCGAGGGACAGCAACGTGCCCTCAGATGCGCATCGTGTCCCGGCATTGTGTCCCGCGGACAAAAAAATAGGCCGGCGAGTGGCGCCGGCCTGGGTGCTGCAGGAGAGAAGAAAAAGGGACTGCTTGTTTAACCGCCACCAACCTTCTTGGGGGCGGAGGTCTTCTTGGGGGCGTTCGGGGCCTTGGTGGTCTTCGCCTTGGGGGCGGCGGCGCCGCGGCCCGCGGCCTTCTTGTCACCGGCCGAGCGCTTGGTGCCCGGCACCTTCTCGGCCTTTTCCTTCTTCGGCTTGGCGGCCTTCTCCTCGCCGGCCTCGCCCGCTGCTTCCGCGTCGCCGCCCTTGGCCTTCTTACCCTTGGCGTCGGAAGGTGCAGGAGCTGCGGACTTCTTCTTCATCTCGAAATCGACGAACTCGAGGACAGCCATCTCAGCGCCGTCACCCTGGCGCGCGCCGAGCTTGACGATCCGGAGGTAGCCGCCCTCGCGGGTCGCGAAACGCGGGGCGATCACATCGAACAGCTTCTGGATGTGGTCGCGGTCGAGGAGCCAGCGGCCGACGATGCGGCGATCGTGCACCGAGCCGTGCTTCGCCTTGGTGATCACCTTCTCGGCGATCGGGCGGAGCTCCTTGGCCTTCGGCAGGGTCGTGACGATGCGCTCCGTCATCACCAGCGATGCGAGCTGGTTGCGGAACATCGCCACGCGATGGGAGGCCGTGCGGCCGAGCTTTCTGTGAGCCATGTTGTGACGCATTGTCGATTCCCCTTACGCCCCGAAGCCCGCGCTGGAAGACCCGCCGGTACCCGCGGCGCCGGCCGATCCGGACATGCCGAAAGCGAGGCCGAGACGAACCAGCAGTTCCTGCAGCTCTTCGAGCGACTTCTTGCCGAAATTCTTGATCTCGAGGATCTCGCGCTCCGACTTCGAGACCAACTCGCGAACCGTTTGGATATTGGCGTTCTTCAGGCAGTTCGCGGTGCGCACCGAAAGGTCGAACTCTTCGAGGTTCTTGGCGAGGACCGCATCCATGCCGGTCAGGTCCTGACCCGCACCTGCGCCGTCGCCGCGCAGCGTCTCTTCGGCGGCAATGAAGATCGCCAGATGATCCTTGAGCAGCGTCGAAGCGAGCGAAACCGACTCCTCGGGCGTCACCGTGCCGTTGGTCCAGACGTCGAGCGTCAGCTTCTCGTAGTCGGTGATCCGGCCGAGGCGCGCAGCCTCGACGCGGTAGTTCACGCGCTTCACGGGGCTGTGCACGGAGTCGAGCGGAATCCACCCGAGGCCGAGAGCCTCGTCGTAGTTCTTGTCCGCGGTCACGTAGCCGCGTCCGCGGCGGATCTGTACCTGGAGGCGCAGACGGCCTTCCCCGTTCACCGTCGCGATGTGCACGTTCGGATCGCAGATCTCGACCGAAGGATCACCGACGAGGTCGCCCGCCTTGACGTCGCAGGGGCCCTTGATGTCGATGGTCAGGATCTTCTCTTCCTCGCTGTGCAGCTTCACCGGAATCTGCTTCAGGTTCAGGACGACGTTGGTCACGTCCTCCTGCACGCCGGGGATCGAGGAGAACTCGTGCAGCACGCCCTCGATCTGGACCGAAGTGATGGCCGCCCCCTCGATCGACGAGAGCAGGCAGCGGCGCAGGGCATTTCCGACCGTCGTGGCGAAACCGCGCTCGAACGGCTGAGCCGAGAACTTGCCGTAGGTTCCGGTCAAGGTCTCCGTCTCGATATCAACGCGCTTGGGGCGCTGGAATCCTTTCCAAAGCATCATGTGGCTCCTTGCAATTCGATAACGCCGCGTTAGCGGCTGTAGAGCTCGACGATCAGCTGCTCCTGGATCGGAAGCTTGATGTCCTCACGGCTCGGAAGCGACTGCACCTTGCCGGTAAAGCTCTCGGACGACAGCGTCAGCCATTCCGGAACGCCCCTGCCGGTCGCCGATTCCAGGCTGGCGCGGATCAGCTCGTTCTTGCGGCTGGACTCCTTGACGGAGATGGTCTGGCCGGCGCGCACCTGATAGGACGGGATCGTGGTCTTCTTGCCGTCCACCAGAATGTGGCCGTGGCGGACGAGCTGGCGAGCCTGGTTGCGCGAAGTCGCGAAGCCGAGGCTGAAGGCGACGTTGTCGAGGCGACGCTCGAGCATCACGAGGAGATTCTCGCCGGTGATCCCCTTGCGGCGATCGGCCTCGGCGAAGTAGAGCCGGAACTGGCGCTCGAGGACTCCGTAGATGCGCTTGACCTTCTGCTTCTCGCGCAGCTGGAGGCCGTATCCGACCGCACGGCGGCCGCGGCGCTGGCCGTGCTGGCCGGGTGGATAGGCGCGCTTCTCGATCGCGCACTTCTCCTTGAAGCAGCGATCCCCTTTCAGGAACAGCTTGATGCGCTCACGCCGGCAGAGCCGACAGACGGGACCGGTATACCTTGCCATGGAAACTCTCCTGCGCTCGTCTTCTCTCCGCTGCTACGGAGACTCCTGTTCAAGGAAGACGCTCTGCGGCGAGACAGCACACCTGCCTCGCCGAGGCACTCCTGGATATTCAGCTCGCGGCCGTGAGCAGTCCGGCCGGTCAGACCCGCCGGCGCTTGCGCGCCCGGCAGCCGTTGTGAGGGATCGGAGTTACGTCGCGGATCGACTTGATGTCGATGCCGCTGGCCTGCAGGGCGCGGATCGCCGATTCGCGACCCGAGCCCGGGCCGCGCACCTGGACGTCGACCGAGCGCATGCCCATGTCCTTCGCCTGGTTGCCCGCACTCTGCGCGGCGACCTGGGCTGCGAAGGGCGTGCCCTTGCGGGAGCCCTTGAATCCGATTCGACCCGCGGAGGACCAGGTCAGGATGTTCCCTTCCGGATCCGAAATCGCCACGAGCGTGTTGTTGAACGACGCCTGAATGTGCGCCAGGCCGTGAGGCACGACGCGCTTGTCCTTCTTCTTGGCGCCCTTCTTTTCCTTGCCCGCCGGTGCTGCTGATTCTTTTGCCATCTCGATCCCTCGTTACTTCTTGGTCAGCTTTTTCTTGGTGGAGACTGTCGCCTTGCGCGGTCCCTTGCGGGTGCGGGCGTTCGTGTTCGAGCGCTGGCCGCGGACCGGCAATCCCCGGCGATGGCGAATGCCGCGATAGCTGCCGATTTCCATGAGGCGCTTGATGTTCTGGGAGACCTCCTTGCGCAGGTCGCCCTCCACCCGGCCCTCTTCCTGGATGATCTTGCGGATCCGCTGCGCTTCCTCTTCGGAAAGATCGCGAACCTTCGTCACCGCGTCGACTTCGGCGGCCACGAGGATCTTCCGCGACCGGGCGCGGCCGATGCCGACGATGTAGGTCAAGCCGATCCAGACCTGCTTGTTCTGGGGGAGGTCCACTCCTGCAATACGCGCCATCGTCGTCCCCTACCCTTGCCGCTGCTTGTGCTTTGGGTTGTCGCAGATCACCCGCACGACTCCCGCGCGGCGCACGATCTTGCACTTCGGACAGATCCGCCTGACTGAAGACCGAACTTTCATGTCGCTACCTCTCGTTGCCGTTTCTGAAGCCGGCGTTACTTCAACCTGTAGACAATGCGCCCGCGCGAAAGGTCGTAGGGCGAGAGCTCGACCAGCACCTTGTCGCCGGGAAGGATCCGGATGAAATGCTTCCGCATTTTCCCTGAAATATGAGCCAATACCTGGTGCTTGTTCTCCAGCTCCACCTTGAACATCGCGTTGGGGAGCGGCTCAATCACCGTTGCTTCCACTTCGATCGCGTCTTCCTTGGACAAACTATCTTCCTCTTCTTTTCCCGACAGCCGGCGCTTCAGACCGCGCCGACGCCGAGGATCCGGGCGCCGTGCTCGGTGACCGCCACCGAATACTCGAAATGGGCCGACAGCGAACCGTCCGCCGTGCGCGCTGTCCAGCCGTCCTTGTCCACCATCACCGCCGGGGTACCTGCGTTCACCATCGGTTCGATGGCGATCACCAGCCCCGGCTTCAGCTTGGGACCGCGACCCGGCTCCCCGAAGTTGGGAACCTGTGGATCTTCGTGCAGCGCCGTCCCGATGCCGTGCCCGACGAAGTCTCGCACCACGGAAAACCCTTCCGACTCGACGTAGACCTGAACTGCATGTCCGATGTCGGAGAGGCGCTTGTTCGGACGGACTTCCTCGACAGCCAGCTCGAGGGCCCGTTTCGTAACCGCCATCAGCCGGAGCGCCGCGGGAGGGACTGTCCCGACAGCGTAGGTTCTGGCAGCGTCCCCGTAGTATCCCTTATAAACGACCCCACAATCAATCCCGATGATGTCGCCGTCCCGAAGGACGGTCTCGTCCGGGATCCCGTGGACGATGACCTCGTTGATCGAGGTGCAGAGCGTCGCCGGGTAGCCCTTGTAGTGCAGGAAGGCCGGCACTCCGCCGGCCTCCCGGATCAGTTTCTCCGCGTAGCGGTCGAGCTCCCGCGTCGTGACGCCGGGCCCGACCTTCTCCGCGAGCCCGGAAAGCACGAGGTGGACGATCCGGTTGGCCTCGTCCATCAACTCCAGCTCGCCCGCGGTCTTCAGGACCATGCTCAGGCCTGAACTCCCAGCTCCTGCAGGATCGCCGCGGTGACCGCCGGCATGGAACGCTCGCCGTCGATCCTTCGCAGGAGACCCCGTTGGCTGTAGTGCGCCACCAGAGGCTCGGTCTTCTCCCGGTAGACCCGAAGGCGTTCCCGAACGACCTCTTCGCGATCGTCGGCCCGCCGGCGCGCGACCGCTCGTTGGACCAGGACCGTCTCCGGCACCTCGAGCAGGACCACGGCGTCGAGTTGCACGCCGAGCGCTTCGAGAATCCGGTCGAGCGTCTCCGCCTGACCGGTCGTCCGCGGGTAGCCATCAAGAAGGAACCCACCGGCGGCGTCCGGGCGCGAGAGGCGCTCCCGGACGACTTCCGCCATCAGGCCATCGTCGACCAGGGCACCGGAGGCCATGATGCTCTCCACCTTGCCTCCCAGGGCCGAGCCCAAGGCCACCGCGTCCCGCAGCATGGCGCCGGTCGAGATCGCCGGAACGCCGAGAGATACCGCCAGGAAGTCGGCCTGCGTGCCCTTCCCGCTCCCCGGCGCACCCAGCATGACCGCGCGCAGTCCGCCCTGAAGAGAACGATCAGCCGTTTCAGCCACGACGTCCCTTGATCCTTCCGCGCTTCAGGAAGCCGTCATAGTTGCGCATCACCAGCTGGCTCTCGACCTGCTGCAGGAAGTCCATGGCGACACCGACCACGATCAGCAGCGACGTGCCGCCGAAGTAGAACTGGATACCCATGCCCTCGGTGATGAACTTCGGCAGGTACGGATCGATGGCTGGCCCGATGAACGGCAGGTTCTGCATCTTGATGCCGTTGAGGAGGAAGTCGGGCAGGATCGCCACCAGGGCGAGATAGGCCGCTCCCACCAGAGAAATCCGGGTCAGGATCCGATCGATGTACTCGGCCGTCTTCTTGCCGGAGCGGATGCCAGGGATGAAACTCCCGTACTTCCGCATGTTCTCCGCCAGATCGCTCGGATTGAAGATGATCGAGATGTAGAAGTAGCTGAAGAAGATGATCCCCACCACATAGAGCAGGTAGTGAAGCGGCTGGCCCCAGGCCAGCTGATCGGCGATCTTCTGCAACCAGGGCGCCTGGAACATCTGCGCTGCGGTCGCCGGAAGTGCCATCAGGGAGCTCGCGAAGATCACGGGAATCACGCCCGCCGTGTTCACCCGCAGGGGGAGGTAGGTGCTCTGTCCGCCGTAGACCTTCCGTCCGACCATCCGCTTGGCGTACTGGACCGGAATCCGCCTCTGCGCGCGCTCCATATAGACGATGAAAGCCACCACGAGCACCATGAACGCGATCAGGATCAGAATGCCGATGATCGAGAGCTCGTTCGACCGGATGCCTGCCACGGTGCTGGCCACCGCGCTCGGCAGGCCTACCACGATGCCGGCGAAGATGATCAGGGAGATACCATTGCCGATGCCGCGTTCGCTGATCTGCTCACCGAGCCACATGATGAAGGCACAGCCGGTGGTCAGGGTCAGGATGGTCAGCAGACGAAACGCCCAGCCCGGACTCGGCACGAGAGCGGCTCCGCCGGGGGTGGTCGTCTTCTCGAGGAAGAGCGCGATGCCGGTCGACTGAATGACCGAAACCAGCACCGTGCCGTAGCGCGTGTACTGGGTGATCTTCTTGCGGCCGAGCTCGCCCTCCTTCGAGAGCTTCTCGAGGTAGGGCCACACCACCGTCAACAGCTGCAAAATGATCGACGAGGTGATGTACGGCATGATCCCGAGCGCGAAAACGGCCACACGCTCGAGGCTTCCTCCGGTGAACGTGTTCACGAACCCGAGGAAAGTGCTCTGCATGGACTCCATGAACTCGAGAAGTGCCTGCGGATCCACCCCCGGCGTCGGAACATGACAGCCGATCCGATAGACCGCGAGCAGCCCGAAGGTGAACATCAGGCGCTTGCGCAGATCGGGGATCGCGAAGATATTGCGCAGGCTCTCGATCACGAAGCGAGCTCCTCACAGCGTCCGCCGGCAGCCTCGATCTTGGTGCGCGCCGACTTGCTGAACTTGTGGGCGGTGACGGTGATCGCCACCTGCAGCTCACCGTCGCCGAGCACCTTGACCAGCTTGCCGGGATGGACGAGTCCGGCGCCGGCCATCAGCTCGGGCGTCACGGCCTTGCCGAGCGCCGCGAGCGATCCGACGTTGATCACGGCGTACTCGACCCGAAACTCGTTCGTGAAGCCGCGCTTCGGAACGCGCCGGACGAGCGGCATCTGGCCACCTTCGAAACCGGGTCGGGCGCTGTAGCCTGAACGCGACTGACCGCCCTTGTGGCCCTTGCCGGCGGTCTTGCCGAGGCCGGAACCGGGGCCGCGACCGACACGCTTGCGCGAATGCTTGCTGCCTGGGGCTGGGGGAAGCTCGTGCAGTCTCATTTTGCGTCCTCGACCAACTCGACGAGATAGGGAATCTTGGCGATCATGCCGCGCACTGCCGGCGTGTCTTCGCGAACGACTTCGTGACGGATACGCCGCAGTCCGAGGCCGCGCAGCACCTCGCGATGGGTCTCGCGGGCGCCGATCGTGCCCTTCACCTGGCGGATGCGAATCGTCTTCTTCTTCATGCTTGAGCTACCTCTCTCGAACCTGCACTACTTTCGGTTCAGCTGACACCGACGCTGCGGTGAAGCAGCGAAGCGGCGAAAAGGTGAATCAAGGAGCCGGCGTCGCCGCGACTTCCGCCGGAGCGCCCTTGCGCGGCTTGCCCTTCAACATCAGCAGGGCCGCGAAAGTGGCCTTGACGACGTTGGCCGGATTCGCCGATCCCAGCGACTTGGTCAGGATGTCCGCGATACCGGCCGCTTCGACCACCGCGCGAACCGGTCCGCCGGCGATGACGCCGGTTCCGGCCGAGGCCGGCTTGATCAGGACGCGACCCGATCCGAACTCACCAAGCGCCTCGTGCGGGATCGTGTTCCCCTTCATCGGGACCTGGATCAGCCGCTTCTTCGCGACCTCGATGCCCTTGCGGATCGCCATCGGAACTTCCTTCGCCTTGCCGGCGCCGTAACCCACGCGGCCATTGCCGTCGCCGATCACCACCAGCGCGGAGAAGGAGAAGTTCTTGCCGCCCTTGACGACCTTGGTCACCCGGTTGATGTGGACGACCTGCTCAACAAATTCGCTTTCCTGCTCGAAATCCCTGGCCAAAGCTGTTCTCCTCGTCTCTTCGTCGGCGCGTGGCGGGTGGCGGCTTAGAACTGAAGGCCCTTGGCGCGTGCCGCCTCGGCCAGCTCCTTGACCTTGCCGTGGTAGAGGTATCCGCCACGATCGAACACAACCTGCTGAATTCCCTTGGCAAGCGCGCGCTCGGCAACCGCTTCGCCGACCGCCTTCGCCGCCGCCATCGTCGCCGCGCCCCCTTCGATCGCCCCCTTGAGCGCGGGCTCGAGCGAGGCGGCCGAGACGAGCGTATGACCGGTCTCGTCGTTGATCACCTGGGCATAGACGTACTTCGAGCTCTTGTAGACCGACAGACGCGGCCGCTCGGGAGTCCCCGCCAGCTTCTGGCGAAGCCGCTGATGAGCCCGCTTCTTCCGCGCCGTTTTCTCCATGACTTTCTTGCGTACCAGATCCGCCATCGTGCTCCCCTTCCTGCTTCGCTCGCGCCTTACTTGGCGCCGGCCTTGCCGACCTTGCGACGAATCACTTCGCCGGTGAACTTGATTCCCTTGCCCTTGTACGGATCTGGCGGACGCAACCGGCGGATCTCGGCGCAGACCTGGCCGAGGAGCTGACGATCCGCTCCGGTCACCATGATCTTGACGGCCTTCTCGATCTCGATCTTGATTCCCTCGGGAACCTTGAAGACGACCGGATGCGAGTAGCCGAGCGCGAAATGCACCTCGCTGCCGCGCAGCTCCGCCTTGTAGCCGACGCCGGTGATCTCCAACCCCTGGCTGAAGCCTTCCGAGACGCCTACGACAGCGTTCGAGAGCAGAGCGCGCATGAGACCGTGCTTGGCGCGCTCCGGGCCGGACTCACCGGACCTGCCAACGGTCACGACGCCGTTGTCGACCTTCACCGGGAAACCGTCCAGGAGCGCCTGGGTCACATGACCCTTGGGGCCTTCGGCGGTGAACTTCCCCTCGGAAACCACGATCTTGACCCCTTTGGGGACTTCGATCGGCCTTCTTCCCACTCGCGACATGACTAGAGACCCTTTCTCACCAGACCTCGCAGAGGACTTCGCCGCCGAGCCGCCGATCACGCGCCTGCCGGTCCGAGAGCAGCCCCTGGTTGGTCGAGATGACACCGATGCCGCGGCCGTTCAGAACCGGCTTGATGTCGTCCGCGCCACGATAGACGCGGCGTCCCGGCTTGCTGATGCGCTGCAGGTGACTGATCGCCGGCGCGCCTTCGTCGTCGTACTCGAGAAAAACCCGCAACACCGAGACCGGCTGACTCTCCGGCGACTCCACCAGCTTGAAGTTCCGGATGAAGCCCTCTTCCTTCAAGATCCGGCAAACTTCGGTCTTGAGTCGGGACGTCGGAACATCGACCCGGTCGTGCTTGGCCAGATGGGCGTTTCGGATTCGCGCGAGAAGATCCGAAACCGGATCCATGTTACTCATAAGAATCTCCTTACCAACTCGCCTTGATCACGCCCGGGAGGTAGCCCTGGCGAGCGAGATCACGGAAACAGATGCGGCAGAGTCCGAACTTCCGCATGAAGCTGCGCGGACGGCCGCAGCGCTTGCAACGGTTGCGCTGACGAAGCTTGTTGAACTTCAGCGTAATCTTGGTCTTGGCAATTCTGGCGTCAGTCGCCACGCGTTCCCCCTTAGTTCCTAGCGAACGGAACGCCGAGGCCGCGCAGCAGATGCAGCGCCTGCTCGTCGTTCTCAGCGGTCGTGACGAAGGTGATGTTCATCCCCTTCGGCCGCTCGACCTTGTTCATATCGATCTCCTGGAAAATCAGGTGATCGCGGATTCCCATCGTGTAATTGCCACGCCCGTCGAAGCTCTTGGTCGGCGCACCCTTGAAGTCACGCACGCGGGGAAGAGCGATGCTGACGAAACGGTCCATGAACTCCCACATCCGCGTGCCGCGCAGCGTCACGCTGCAGCCGATCGGCATGCCTTCGCGCAACTTGAACTGCGCGATCGACTTCCGGGACCGCCGAACGGAGGGACGCTGGCCGGCAATCGCCGCGAGCTCGTTCACGCCATCGTCGAGGATCTTGATGTTCTGGATCGCCTCGCCGAGCCCCATGTTGATGACGATCTTCTCGAGCCGCGGAACGGCCATGCCGTTCTCGATGCCGAACTCCTGCTTCAGCTTCGGGACGACGTCGTCCTTGTACTGCTTGCTCAGCCGGGGCGCGTAGCCCGGAGGAGTCGGCCTCACCGGACCCTTGTCCTGCGCATCTTCCTTCGCTTCGCCCTGCTTCTTTGGTTTCGCCATGATCATTCGACTCCTAGTTCAGAGTAGCGCCGCTCTTTTTGGCGACGCGTACTCCGGTCCCGTCCGCCTGGCGGAGGCGCCCTACGCGCGTCGGCTTGCCGCTGTTGGGATCGATCAGCATGAGGTTCGAAAGCCGGATCGGTGCCTCCTTCTCGAGGACGCCGCCCTGGATCCCCTTCTGCGCGTTCTGGCGGGTGTGGCGCTTCACCATGTTCACCCGTTCGACGATCGCAAGCTCGCGCGCAGGGAACACGCGGAGGACCTTGCCCTTCGATCCGCGATCCTTGCCTGAGATCACCAGCACCTGGTCGTTCTTCTTGATCTTCGTCTTCTTCATCGCTTGTCTCCGCTCGCGCGGCTCCCTCAGATGACTTCCGGCGCCAGAGAGATGATCTTCATGAACTTCTTCTCTCGGAGCTCACGTGCAACCGGCCCGAATACGCGGGTTCCGATCGGCTCGCGGTTGTCGTTGATCAAAACCGCCGCGTTCGTGTCGAAGCGGATGTAGCTGCCATCGCGTCGCTTCTGGGCGTGGACGGTGCGAACGATCACGGCCTTCACGACTGCGCCCTTCTTGACCGTACCGTCGGGAGTCGCCTCCTTGACCGATGCGGTGATCACGTCTCCCAGATGACCGTACTGGCCGAGGGCGCCACGCAGGTGAATGCATGAGACCTTCTTGGCTCCGGAGTTGTCCGCCACCTCGAGGATGGTGCCCATCTGGATCATGACTAGATCTCCCCGGCCTTCTTGAGGACTTCGCTCACCGACCACCGCTTCAGCTTCGAAAGCGGGCGGGTGGCAACCAGACGAACCCTGTCACCCACGGTGCAGACGTTCTTCTCGTCGTGGGCATAGAACTTCGACGTCCGCTTCTGGTAGCGGTGATAGAGGCGATGGGTGATCGTCTTCTCGACTTCGACGACGACCGTCTTGTCCATCTTGCTGCTGACGACCACGCCGATCTTCTCCTGCCGTCGTCCACGGGTCGTCGCTGCGGTTTCGGTCACGGTGCTCATTTATGCCTCGCTCTGCTTCTCGCGGATGATCGTCAGCACCCGAGCCAACTCGCGCTTGGCGGTTCTGATCTTGGCCGGCTTCTCGAGCTGACCGACGACCTTCTGGAGCCGGAGCGCGAAGAGCTGCTCGGCGAGCTCGCCCTCCCGGATCTGAAGGTCGGCGACGGTCTTCTCTCGCAAATTTGGTTTCTTCATGCGTCGCTCCTTGATTCCCTTAGGGCTCTACCTGAGCTCGCTGTGGCGCGAGACGAACTTCGTCAAGATGCACAGCTTCTGCGCCGCGAGCTTCATCGCTTCCTGCGCAATTTCCTGGCTCACACCCTCGAGCTCGAACAGGATGCGTCCGGGCTTGACGACGGCGACCCATCCCTCCGGCGGCCCTTTGCCCTTGCCCATTCGGGTCTCGAGCGGCTTCTTCGTGTACGGCTTGTCGGGAAACACACGGATCCACATCTTTCCGCCGCGCTTCACGTGCCGGCTGATCGCGATACGCCCCGCTTCGATCTGGCGCGCAGTCACCCAGGCCGGCTCGAGCGCCTGCAGCCCGAAGTCGCCGAAGGCGATGTAATCGCCGCCCTTGGACATGCCCGCGCGACGTCCGCGATGCTGTTTTCTGAACTTGACCTTCTTCGGCATCAACATGTATCAGTTCCTCGCTTACGCCGTAGCCCGGCGGCTCTTCTCTTTGAGCAGATCGCCCTTGTAGACCCAAACCTTGCAGCCGATG comes from the Thermoanaerobaculia bacterium genome and includes:
- the rpsK gene encoding 30S ribosomal protein S11, whose translation is MAKESAAPAGKEKKGAKKKDKRVVPHGLAHIQASFNNTLVAISDPEGNILTWSSAGRIGFKGSRKGTPFAAQVAAQSAGNQAKDMGMRSVDVQVRGPGSGRESAIRALQASGIDIKSIRDVTPIPHNGCRARKRRRV
- a CDS encoding AbrB/MazE/SpoVT family DNA-binding domain-containing protein; the protein is MADTAIIGKRGTLVLPASMRKRLGLAEGSLVLLEEDAEGGVRLRPAAAMPIEIYSPVRRAELLLENAVDAQDYERARNLVRELGLDPDAIAHERR
- the rpmJ gene encoding 50S ribosomal protein L36, with protein sequence MKVRSSVRRICPKCKIVRRAGVVRVICDNPKHKQRQG
- a CDS encoding PIN domain-containing protein translates to MDRVFLDANVLFAAAYAPGSGLTELWRRPGARLLASGYVIEEARRNLDNAAARDRLEALLEGVEPVGDPAAPLDPTMEKELPESDRPVLRAAMAAGATHLLSGDRRAFGAWYGKRLAGLLVLRPAEYLKQSE
- the rplQ gene encoding 50S ribosomal protein L17, with protein sequence MRHNMAHRKLGRTASHRVAMFRNQLASLVMTERIVTTLPKAKELRPIAEKVITKAKHGSVHDRRIVGRWLLDRDHIQKLFDVIAPRFATREGGYLRIVKLGARQGDGAEMAVLEFVDFEMKKKSAAPAPSDAKGKKAKGGDAEAAGEAGEEKAAKPKKEKAEKVPGTKRSAGDKKAAGRGAAAPKAKTTKAPNAPKKTSAPKKVGGG
- a CDS encoding DNA-directed RNA polymerase subunit alpha; this translates as MLWKGFQRPKRVDIETETLTGTYGKFSAQPFERGFATTVGNALRRCLLSSIEGAAITSVQIEGVLHEFSSIPGVQEDVTNVVLNLKQIPVKLHSEEEKILTIDIKGPCDVKAGDLVGDPSVEICDPNVHIATVNGEGRLRLQVQIRRGRGYVTADKNYDEALGLGWIPLDSVHSPVKRVNYRVEAARLGRITDYEKLTLDVWTNGTVTPEESVSLASTLLKDHLAIFIAAEETLRGDGAGAGQDLTGMDAVLAKNLEEFDLSVRTANCLKNANIQTVRELVSKSEREILEIKNFGKKSLEELQELLVRLGLAFGMSGSAGAAGTGGSSSAGFGA
- the rpsM gene encoding 30S ribosomal protein S13, which codes for MARIAGVDLPQNKQVWIGLTYIVGIGRARSRKILVAAEVDAVTKVRDLSEEEAQRIRKIIQEEGRVEGDLRKEVSQNIKRLMEIGSYRGIRHRRGLPVRGQRSNTNARTRKGPRKATVSTKKKLTKK
- the map gene encoding type I methionyl aminopeptidase, whose product is MVLKTAGELELMDEANRIVHLVLSGLAEKVGPGVTTRELDRYAEKLIREAGGVPAFLHYKGYPATLCTSINEVIVHGIPDETVLRDGDIIGIDCGVVYKGYYGDAARTYAVGTVPPAALRLMAVTKRALELAVEEVRPNKRLSDIGHAVQVYVESEGFSVVRDFVGHGIGTALHEDPQVPNFGEPGRGPKLKPGLVIAIEPMVNAGTPAVMVDKDGWTARTADGSLSAHFEYSVAVTEHGARILGVGAV
- the rpsD gene encoding 30S ribosomal protein S4, with amino-acid sequence MARYTGPVCRLCRRERIKLFLKGDRCFKEKCAIEKRAYPPGQHGQRRGRRAVGYGLQLREKQKVKRIYGVLERQFRLYFAEADRRKGITGENLLVMLERRLDNVAFSLGFATSRNQARQLVRHGHILVDGKKTTIPSYQVRAGQTISVKESSRKNELIRASLESATGRGVPEWLTLSSESFTGKVQSLPSREDIKLPIQEQLIVELYSR
- a CDS encoding adenylate kinase, with amino-acid sequence MLGAPGSGKGTQADFLAVSLGVPAISTGAMLRDAVALGSALGGKVESIMASGALVDDGLMAEVVRERLSRPDAAGGFLLDGYPRTTGQAETLDRILEALGVQLDAVVLLEVPETVLVQRAVARRRADDREEVVRERLRVYREKTEPLVAHYSQRGLLRRIDGERSMPAVTAAILQELGVQA
- the infA gene encoding translation initiation factor IF-1 produces the protein MSKEDAIEVEATVIEPLPNAMFKVELENKHQVLAHISGKMRKHFIRILPGDKVLVELSPYDLSRGRIVYRLK